One window of Methanothermobacter thermautotrophicus genomic DNA carries:
- a CDS encoding metal-dependent transcriptional regulator codes for MGAELTDEGREIAEMILRRHMILECFFHNVLGMDLESSYEEASRMKHELFGETEAALRRYLRNPSRCPHGIPIP; via the coding sequence ATGGGGGCTGAACTCACAGATGAGGGAAGGGAGATTGCAGAGATGATACTCAGGAGGCACATGATACTGGAGTGCTTCTTCCACAACGTCCTCGGAATGGACCTTGAATCATCCTATGAGGAGGCCTCCCGCATGAAGCATGAGCTCTTTGGGGAAACAGAGGCAGCCCTCAGGAGGTACCTAAGGAACCCATCAAGGTGTCCCCATGGCATCCCCATACCCTAA
- a CDS encoding metal-dependent transcriptional regulator — protein sequence MELTRSMENYLETLYRLRSHGIVKTSDLSSRMNVRPASVTQMLKRLHEMGLVIYHPTWGLNSQMREGRLQR from the coding sequence ATGGAACTAACAAGGAGCATGGAAAACTACCTCGAGACATTATACAGGTTAAGGAGTCACGGGATCGTTAAAACCTCTGACCTGTCATCAAGAATGAATGTCAGACCAGCCAGCGTAACACAGATGCTCAAGAGGCTCCATGAAATGGGTCTTGTCATCTACCACCCTACATGGGGGCTGAACTCACAGATGAGGGAAGGGAGATTGCAGAGATGA
- a CDS encoding ATP synthase subunit B: protein MNVNIKTREYTTVTEVSGPLMIVEGVEGVAYSEIVEIETPTGEKRRGQVLEVREDLAVVQVFEGTSDLNTETTKIRFTGETAKIGVSLDMMGRIFDGTGKPIDGGPEIIPEKELDINGSPMNPAAREFPAEFIQTGISTIDGMNTLVRGQKLPIFSGSGLPHNELAAQIARQAKVLAEESEFAVIFAAMGITHEEANYFMRDFERTGALERVTVFMNLADDPAIERIITPRMALTTAEYFAFEHDMHVLVILTDLTNYCEALREISAAREEVPGRRGYPGYMYTDLASLYERAGRIVGKEGSITQMPILVMPQDDITHPIPDLTGYITEGQIVLSRDLHRKGIYPPVDVLPSLSRLMSGGIGEGRTREDHSGVSDQLYSAYAEGRDLRDLMAVVGEEALTERDRKFLKFADEFEKRFITQARDEDRSIEETLNLGWELLSLLPRSELKRVREEHIPKYLPGAE from the coding sequence ATGAACGTTAACATCAAAACCCGGGAATACACCACAGTCACAGAGGTCTCAGGTCCTCTAATGATCGTTGAGGGTGTTGAAGGGGTTGCCTACAGTGAGATAGTTGAGATTGAAACACCCACAGGTGAGAAGAGAAGGGGACAGGTGCTGGAAGTCAGGGAGGACCTTGCAGTCGTACAGGTCTTTGAGGGTACCAGTGACCTCAACACAGAGACAACAAAGATAAGGTTCACAGGTGAAACCGCTAAGATCGGCGTATCCCTGGACATGATGGGCCGGATATTCGACGGTACCGGTAAACCAATAGATGGCGGCCCCGAGATCATACCCGAGAAGGAACTCGACATCAACGGTAGCCCAATGAACCCTGCTGCAAGGGAGTTCCCTGCAGAGTTCATACAGACAGGTATATCAACCATCGACGGGATGAACACCCTGGTCAGGGGACAGAAACTGCCCATATTCTCAGGTTCAGGGCTTCCACACAACGAACTGGCAGCCCAGATCGCAAGGCAGGCCAAGGTTCTCGCAGAGGAGAGTGAATTCGCAGTTATCTTCGCAGCCATGGGTATCACCCACGAAGAGGCAAACTACTTCATGAGGGACTTTGAGAGGACAGGGGCCCTTGAGCGTGTTACGGTCTTCATGAACCTGGCAGACGACCCTGCCATTGAGCGTATCATTACACCGAGGATGGCACTCACAACGGCAGAGTACTTCGCCTTCGAACACGACATGCACGTCCTGGTTATACTCACTGACCTCACCAACTACTGTGAGGCCCTCAGGGAGATCTCAGCTGCGAGGGAGGAGGTACCCGGACGAAGGGGTTACCCGGGGTACATGTACACCGACCTTGCAAGCCTCTATGAGAGGGCAGGACGTATAGTCGGCAAGGAGGGCTCAATCACACAGATGCCCATACTTGTCATGCCACAGGACGACATCACACACCCGATACCCGACCTGACAGGTTACATCACCGAGGGCCAGATAGTACTGAGCCGTGACCTCCACCGTAAGGGTATCTACCCGCCGGTGGATGTGCTTCCATCACTATCCAGGCTCATGAGTGGTGGTATCGGAGAGGGAAGGACACGTGAGGACCACAGTGGTGTCTCAGACCAGCTATACAGTGCCTACGCCGAGGGACGTGATCTCAGGGACCTCATGGCTGTTGTGGGTGAGGAGGCCCTCACAGAGAGGGACCGGAAGTTCCTCAAATTCGCCGATGAATTTGAGAAACGGTTCATCACCCAGGCACGTGACGAGGACCGCTCCATAGAGGAGACCCTCAACCTTGGATGGGAACTGCTATCACTCCTCCCAAGATCCGAACTCAAGAGGGTCCGTGAGGAGCACATACCCAAGTACCTCCCGGGTGCCGAGTAA
- a CDS encoding DUF61 family protein, with the protein MRGDRSDRLVKKEIFNLNRHLPSRRKTLEELLREEKPHVMGADGTRHRFKWAELEDLQGMLTEDEARRLRLPIYIEIESDTSGARIAGDIEVRVVSEVLERDDEGDEIYIYRPEMRVLRARFPTVTQYMFLVREL; encoded by the coding sequence ATGAGGGGTGACAGATCAGACAGGCTGGTGAAGAAGGAGATCTTCAACCTCAACCGTCATCTTCCCTCAAGGAGGAAGACCCTCGAGGAGCTCCTCAGGGAGGAGAAACCCCATGTCATGGGGGCTGACGGCACCAGGCACAGGTTCAAATGGGCTGAACTTGAGGACCTCCAGGGGATGCTGACTGAGGATGAGGCAAGGAGGCTGAGGCTTCCCATATACATTGAGATAGAATCCGATACCTCCGGTGCAAGGATAGCCGGGGATATTGAGGTGAGGGTGGTCTCGGAGGTCCTTGAGAGGGATGATGAGGGTGATGAGATCTATATCTACAGACCAGAGATGAGGGTGCTGAGGGCGAGGTTTCCAACGGTTACACAGTACATGTTCCTGGTGAGGGAGCTTTAG
- a CDS encoding TIGR04076 family protein, producing the protein MDVLEIQVHEIRGKCPVYREGDRIIVDDPEIDLERTDALCTHALSTLLHYTTILERNWCPVELGLTVDGDEEHAYMQCVDPGEPYTEGGTVIFRVRRLK; encoded by the coding sequence ATGGATGTGCTTGAGATACAGGTGCATGAGATAAGGGGTAAGTGCCCTGTGTACCGGGAGGGGGACCGGATAATAGTTGACGACCCAGAGATAGACCTTGAAAGGACAGACGCCCTCTGCACACACGCCCTATCCACGCTCCTGCACTACACCACAATCCTCGAGAGGAACTGGTGCCCGGTTGAGCTTGGACTCACAGTGGACGGCGATGAGGAGCACGCCTACATGCAGTGCGTGGACCCCGGTGAACCCTACACAGAGGGCGGCACAGTCATATTCAGGGTCAGGAGACTGAAATAA
- a CDS encoding ATP-grasp domain-containing protein — MEELLVIGVNTRPVAESAFRLGYRVYSAGYYCTADFKHYTERRCMLNERSGESCGRFHENFSQEKLLEAAADFIDRADGIIPLTGAPQLPWGKVIGNSRTDHVEDKYRLYRRIRNSYPTPETHLISDPAEAMEIVSAGEKKYIAKPVSGAGGFGVTDHHEMDGEFILQEYIEGVPVSASVLSTGEEAMTVLTSRQIIDRKVPGFEGQFIYAGNITPGPSGEIEELASDLILDLSLRGSNGVDLIMRDSELYVIEVNPRIQGTFECAEASLGINMVDAHIRACMGELIEKPEPQRYAVKRIIYAPARCRVGEIETPGAHDLPVKGAIIEEGEPLVTVLATHRSREDAERLASGICSRVKEEIHYL; from the coding sequence ATGGAGGAACTACTGGTAATAGGCGTCAACACCCGGCCTGTGGCTGAATCAGCCTTCAGATTGGGGTACAGGGTCTACTCTGCAGGATACTACTGCACAGCAGACTTCAAACACTACACCGAAAGAAGGTGCATGCTGAATGAGCGGAGCGGTGAAAGCTGCGGGAGATTCCATGAGAACTTCAGCCAGGAAAAGCTCCTCGAAGCAGCCGCAGATTTTATTGATAGGGCTGATGGGATAATACCCCTGACAGGTGCACCCCAGCTTCCCTGGGGGAAGGTGATTGGCAACTCCCGGACTGATCACGTGGAGGATAAGTACCGCCTCTACAGGAGGATCAGGAACTCGTACCCCACACCCGAGACACACCTCATCAGTGACCCGGCCGAGGCCATGGAGATTGTATCTGCGGGGGAGAAGAAGTACATCGCAAAGCCGGTCTCCGGGGCTGGAGGGTTCGGTGTCACAGATCATCATGAAATGGATGGGGAGTTCATCCTCCAGGAGTACATTGAGGGCGTCCCGGTGAGTGCCTCTGTTCTTTCAACCGGAGAGGAGGCCATGACTGTCCTTACGAGCAGACAGATCATAGACAGGAAAGTCCCTGGATTTGAGGGACAGTTCATCTACGCCGGTAACATTACACCCGGGCCATCAGGAGAGATTGAGGAGCTTGCCAGTGACCTCATACTTGACCTATCACTCCGCGGATCCAACGGCGTCGACCTAATCATGAGGGACTCCGAGCTGTATGTTATAGAGGTAAACCCGCGGATACAGGGGACCTTTGAGTGTGCTGAGGCATCCCTGGGGATCAACATGGTGGATGCCCATATCAGGGCGTGTATGGGGGAGCTTATAGAAAAACCGGAGCCCCAGAGGTATGCTGTTAAGAGGATAATCTATGCCCCTGCAAGGTGCCGTGTTGGTGAGATAGAAACTCCAGGGGCCCATGACCTTCCGGTCAAGGGGGCCATCATTGAGGAGGGTGAACCCCTCGTGACCGTGCTTGCCACCCACAGGTCCAGGGAGGATGCAGAGAGGCTTGCATCAGGTATCTGCTCCAGGGTTAAGGAGGAAATCCATTACCTTTAA
- the ppcA gene encoding phosphoenolpyruvate carboxylase encodes MKVPRCMSTQHPDNVNPPFFAEEPELGGEDEIREAYYVFSHLGCDEQMWDCEGKEVDNYVVKKLLTKYQAFFQDHVLGEDLRLTLRVPNPTVERAEAKILLETLESIPRSYDTASLFYGMDVAPVFEVILPMTSSSSCLNRIHSYYLDFVKGKERLQLADGVTVKEWIGEFRPDEINVIPLFEDHEGMLNAGKITGEYLDGKDIMEQRVFLARSDPAMNYGMISATLLNRIALSDFRDLEEETGVKLYPIIGMGSAPFRGNLRPDNVRDVTGEYRGAHTFTVQSSFKYDHEPSEVIKGIKQLRSVKPGRAAEIEGGRVLEIISDYCREYRRQVMDLVDIINRVARYVPGRRKRKLHIGLFGYSRSMGNVSLPRAITFTAALYSLGVPPELLGFNALSSGDLEFIEEACPGLRRDLHDAARYVNPESPFLSPEVKSAFEEYLEPEYDEGHMKTTEEIIRALRINRTANLQELILEAASQRKFLG; translated from the coding sequence ATGAAGGTTCCAAGATGCATGAGTACACAGCACCCAGACAACGTGAATCCTCCATTTTTTGCAGAAGAACCTGAACTGGGCGGTGAAGACGAGATAAGGGAGGCCTACTACGTCTTCTCGCACCTGGGATGTGACGAACAGATGTGGGACTGTGAGGGCAAGGAAGTGGACAACTACGTTGTTAAGAAGCTCCTCACAAAGTACCAGGCCTTCTTCCAGGACCATGTCCTCGGCGAGGATCTGAGGCTCACCCTGAGGGTTCCCAACCCCACAGTCGAGAGGGCCGAGGCAAAGATACTCCTGGAGACCCTTGAGAGCATACCAAGATCCTATGACACCGCAAGCCTCTTCTACGGAATGGACGTGGCCCCGGTCTTCGAGGTCATACTCCCCATGACCTCATCAAGCAGCTGCCTCAACCGGATCCACAGCTACTACCTGGACTTCGTTAAGGGCAAGGAGAGGCTGCAGCTTGCAGATGGTGTGACCGTCAAGGAGTGGATAGGTGAATTCCGGCCCGACGAGATAAACGTTATCCCCCTCTTCGAGGACCATGAGGGGATGCTGAACGCCGGTAAGATCACGGGAGAGTACCTTGATGGTAAGGACATCATGGAGCAGAGGGTCTTCCTTGCAAGGTCAGACCCTGCCATGAACTATGGTATGATATCAGCCACACTCCTCAACAGGATAGCCCTCTCAGACTTCAGGGACCTTGAGGAAGAGACCGGAGTTAAACTCTACCCGATAATAGGTATGGGTTCAGCCCCCTTCAGGGGTAACCTCCGCCCGGATAATGTGAGGGACGTTACAGGTGAATACAGGGGGGCCCACACATTCACTGTACAGTCATCCTTCAAGTACGACCATGAACCATCAGAGGTCATTAAGGGCATAAAGCAGCTCAGGTCTGTTAAACCTGGCAGGGCAGCTGAAATTGAAGGTGGAAGGGTCCTTGAGATAATCTCAGACTACTGCAGGGAGTACAGGAGGCAGGTCATGGACCTCGTGGACATCATAAACAGGGTTGCCAGGTACGTGCCAGGGAGGAGGAAGAGGAAGCTCCACATAGGACTCTTCGGATACTCGAGGAGCATGGGCAACGTTTCACTCCCACGTGCCATAACCTTCACAGCAGCCCTGTACTCACTGGGAGTTCCCCCCGAGCTCCTCGGGTTCAACGCACTATCATCAGGTGACCTTGAATTCATTGAGGAGGCCTGCCCTGGACTTAGGAGGGACCTACATGATGCTGCAAGGTACGTCAACCCTGAATCACCATTCCTGAGCCCTGAGGTTAAATCAGCCTTTGAGGAGTACCTTGAACCCGAGTATGATGAGGGGCACATGAAAACCACTGAGGAGATCATAAGGGCCCTCAGGATCAACAGGACAGCTAACCTCCAGGAGCTCATCCTTGAGGCTGCAAGCCAGAGGAAGTTCCTAGGCTAA
- a CDS encoding V-type ATP synthase subunit F, with protein MTSNIAVVGDRDTVTGFRLGGVREGYVVETPEEAEETIRKLVSDGFSIIIVTEKIGDELREFIEETTSSSALPMIIEIPDKTGPSERETDPLRDLIKRVIGVEMVK; from the coding sequence ATGACTTCAAATATTGCAGTGGTTGGTGACAGGGACACTGTAACAGGGTTCAGACTCGGAGGCGTCAGGGAAGGCTACGTCGTTGAAACACCTGAAGAGGCAGAGGAAACCATAAGAAAACTTGTAAGTGATGGCTTCTCCATAATAATCGTCACAGAAAAGATTGGTGATGAACTGAGGGAATTTATAGAGGAAACCACAAGTTCAAGCGCATTACCAATGATAATAGAGATACCAGACAAGACAGGCCCCTCAGAACGTGAAACAGATCCACTGAGGGACCTTATTAAAAGAGTTATTGGGGTTGAGATGGTAAAATGA
- a CDS encoding Mth938-like domain-containing protein, protein MFSDCRFGSVTYRGREYRSDIVVHVDGTVTPRRKEISRRKHGTSHLMAEEELHELLEEKPDSIIIGSGIHGALKTGFRSEATVLPTCEAIKRYNDERSAGKRVAAIIHVTC, encoded by the coding sequence ATGTTCTCAGATTGCAGATTCGGATCCGTGACATACAGGGGACGTGAATACCGATCAGACATCGTGGTGCACGTTGATGGGACCGTGACACCAAGGAGGAAGGAGATATCAAGGAGAAAACATGGAACATCCCATCTCATGGCAGAGGAGGAACTCCATGAACTCCTGGAAGAGAAGCCCGACTCAATAATCATAGGCTCAGGGATACATGGAGCCCTTAAAACCGGGTTCAGATCAGAAGCAACTGTACTCCCAACCTGTGAGGCCATAAAAAGGTACAATGATGAGAGAAGTGCCGGTAAAAGGGTTGCAGCCATAATACATGTGACCTGCTAA
- a CDS encoding ATP synthase subunit A, with amino-acid sequence MTQEGRIIKIAGPVIIAEGMRGSQMYEMVKVGEDKLIGEIIELEGDTATIQVYEETAGIKPGETVERTGGPLSVELGPGILGSIFDGIQRPLENIKALTGDYIERGVDVPSLPKDKKWTFKPTALEGQMVKGGDIIGEVEETSSITHRIMVPPNIEGKLTMIAPQGEYTVLDDIAEVETGRGTEKIQMLQKWPVRKGRPYKKKLDPDVPLITGQRAQDTFFSVAKGGTAAIPGPFGSGKTVTQQQLAKWADADIIVYVGCGERGNEMTEVLKEFPELEDPKTGNPLMDRTVLIANTSNMPVAAREACVYTGITIAEYFRDMGYDVALMADSTSRWAEAMREISGRLEEMPGEEGYPAYLASRLAQFYERAGRVTTIGSEDKIASVSVVGAVSPPGGDLSEPVTQNTLRICKVFWALDASLADKRHFPAIDWLQSYSLYIDSVQDWWASNVDPEWRSVRDEAMALLQKEAELQEIVQLVGPDALPDRERITLETTRMIREDFLQQNAYHEVDTYCSPSKQFEMLRTIIMFHRNATAALEKGAPAADIISLPVKEDIGRMKYIPEEEFPARIKEIQERIVKECSEV; translated from the coding sequence ATGACACAGGAAGGAAGGATTATAAAAATAGCGGGTCCTGTTATCATCGCCGAGGGGATGAGAGGATCCCAGATGTATGAAATGGTTAAGGTGGGTGAAGACAAGCTCATAGGAGAAATCATTGAACTTGAGGGTGACACAGCAACAATTCAGGTCTATGAGGAAACCGCAGGTATAAAACCTGGAGAGACCGTTGAAAGAACAGGCGGCCCACTATCCGTGGAACTGGGACCTGGAATACTGGGTTCAATCTTCGACGGTATCCAGAGACCCCTCGAGAACATCAAGGCACTCACCGGAGACTACATAGAGAGGGGAGTGGACGTACCATCACTTCCAAAGGATAAGAAATGGACCTTCAAACCCACAGCCCTGGAGGGCCAGATGGTTAAGGGAGGGGACATAATCGGTGAGGTTGAGGAGACATCCTCAATAACCCACAGGATAATGGTCCCACCAAACATTGAAGGTAAACTCACAATGATAGCCCCCCAGGGCGAATACACCGTGCTTGATGATATAGCAGAGGTTGAAACCGGGAGGGGAACAGAAAAGATTCAGATGCTACAGAAGTGGCCTGTAAGGAAGGGCCGACCCTACAAGAAGAAACTTGACCCTGACGTCCCCCTCATAACAGGTCAGAGGGCACAGGACACCTTCTTCTCAGTAGCCAAGGGGGGTACAGCAGCCATACCAGGACCCTTCGGTTCAGGTAAAACAGTTACACAGCAGCAGCTGGCAAAGTGGGCCGACGCAGACATAATCGTCTATGTTGGATGCGGTGAGAGGGGTAACGAGATGACCGAGGTTCTCAAGGAGTTCCCTGAACTGGAGGACCCCAAGACAGGTAACCCCCTCATGGACAGGACAGTGCTCATAGCAAACACCTCAAACATGCCGGTGGCTGCAAGGGAGGCCTGTGTGTACACAGGTATAACCATAGCCGAGTACTTCAGGGACATGGGATACGACGTCGCCCTCATGGCAGACTCAACCTCAAGGTGGGCCGAGGCAATGAGGGAGATCTCAGGAAGGCTCGAGGAGATGCCAGGTGAAGAGGGATACCCAGCATACCTCGCATCAAGGCTTGCACAGTTCTATGAGCGTGCAGGAAGGGTCACCACCATAGGATCAGAGGATAAGATAGCCTCAGTATCAGTTGTTGGTGCGGTTTCACCACCTGGCGGGGACCTCTCAGAGCCTGTCACACAGAACACCCTCAGGATATGTAAGGTGTTCTGGGCCCTTGACGCATCACTGGCAGACAAGCGTCACTTCCCTGCCATAGACTGGCTTCAGAGCTACTCACTCTACATTGACAGTGTCCAGGACTGGTGGGCCAGCAACGTGGACCCTGAATGGAGGAGTGTGAGGGACGAGGCAATGGCCCTCCTCCAGAAGGAGGCAGAGCTCCAGGAGATCGTTCAGCTCGTCGGACCCGACGCACTTCCAGACAGGGAGAGGATAACCCTTGAGACAACCAGGATGATAAGGGAAGACTTCCTCCAGCAGAACGCCTACCACGAGGTGGACACCTACTGCTCACCATCAAAGCAGTTCGAGATGCTCAGGACCATCATAATGTTCCACAGGAATGCAACAGCAGCCCTCGAGAAGGGGGCACCCGCCGCTGACATAATATCCCTCCCTGTTAAGGAGGACATAGGGCGTATGAAGTACATACCTGAAGAGGAATTCCCTGCAAGGATCAAGGAGATCCAGGAAAGGATCGTCAAGGAATGTAGTGAGGTGTGA
- a CDS encoding V-type ATP synthase subunit D — protein sequence MAQEMIEGINPTRMELLKLKQREKLAVKGYSLLKEKRNALIMEFFNILERVKGSREKVEEHLKEAFSDLTEAQILMGDTAVERAAMSVRESVEVDIDSRSIMGVVVPVVDARATQRTVVERGYGLVDTSVKLDEAAKKFEESLALIIELGEIEKTIRLLAGEIESTKRRVNALEHIIIPRLKNTVKYIEMRLEEMERENFVRLKMIKKSMEME from the coding sequence ATGGCACAGGAAATGATTGAGGGGATCAACCCCACAAGGATGGAGCTCCTTAAACTCAAGCAGCGTGAGAAACTCGCTGTCAAGGGTTACAGTCTCCTCAAGGAGAAGAGGAACGCCCTTATCATGGAGTTCTTCAACATCCTTGAGCGGGTTAAGGGTTCCCGTGAAAAGGTGGAGGAGCACCTCAAGGAGGCCTTCTCTGACCTCACTGAGGCCCAGATACTGATGGGTGACACTGCAGTTGAGAGGGCTGCAATGTCAGTGAGGGAGTCCGTGGAGGTCGACATAGACTCAAGGAGTATAATGGGTGTCGTTGTACCTGTGGTCGATGCAAGGGCAACACAGAGGACCGTGGTTGAACGTGGATACGGCCTTGTGGACACATCAGTAAAACTCGACGAGGCAGCAAAGAAATTCGAGGAGTCCCTGGCACTCATAATAGAACTCGGTGAGATCGAGAAGACCATAAGGCTCCTTGCCGGTGAGATAGAGTCAACCAAGCGAAGGGTTAACGCCCTTGAACACATCATAATCCCGAGGCTCAAGAACACTGTCAAGTACATTGAGATGAGGCTCGAGGAGATGGAGAGGGAGAACTTCGTGCGGTTGAAGATGATAAAGAAATCCATGGAGATGGAGTGA
- the heR gene encoding heliorhodopsin HeR translates to MDNVERIRMIEKSPISFEGLRKLNMAAGTLHLIQGLLMVALGYLLTWDRDIYTFYLKFKVLSLNPPSFQVLPSPEVAFTVSYLGVILASFLLISAVAHFTIAFLRNESYVENLKRGMNPYRWYEYALSSSIMIVILATFVGVWDLWSLVMIFVLNASMIMFGYLMEKINQYTERIDWSPYILGCISGFTPWVVIAAYFIAALGSAETQPPDFVYLTLLIYFVMFNTFSINMLLQYRGVGKWRDYLYGERVYIILSLVAKTLLAWLVFIGVFSPF, encoded by the coding sequence ATGGATAATGTTGAAAGAATTAGAATGATTGAGAAGTCCCCTATAAGTTTTGAGGGGCTCAGGAAGCTGAACATGGCAGCCGGGACCCTGCACCTCATTCAGGGGCTTCTGATGGTTGCACTGGGTTACCTGCTGACCTGGGACAGGGACATCTACACGTTCTACCTGAAGTTCAAGGTACTCTCACTGAATCCGCCGTCATTCCAGGTCCTTCCCAGCCCTGAGGTGGCCTTCACGGTGAGCTACCTGGGTGTGATCCTTGCATCCTTCCTTCTGATATCTGCGGTGGCCCACTTCACAATAGCCTTCCTCAGGAATGAGAGCTACGTTGAGAACCTTAAGAGGGGTATGAACCCCTACCGCTGGTACGAGTATGCTCTCTCAAGTTCAATAATGATAGTGATACTGGCCACCTTCGTGGGGGTGTGGGATCTCTGGTCACTTGTGATGATCTTCGTCCTCAATGCATCAATGATCATGTTCGGGTACCTCATGGAGAAGATCAACCAGTACACCGAGAGGATCGACTGGTCACCCTACATCCTTGGGTGCATCTCCGGGTTCACCCCGTGGGTGGTCATTGCAGCCTACTTCATCGCCGCCCTGGGCTCCGCCGAGACACAGCCACCTGACTTCGTCTACCTCACACTGCTCATCTACTTTGTGATGTTCAACACATTCTCCATCAACATGCTGCTGCAGTACAGGGGTGTCGGTAAATGGAGGGACTACCTCTACGGTGAGAGGGTCTACATCATACTGAGCCTTGTTGCAAAGACCCTGCTGGCCTGGCTGGTGTTCATAGGGGTGTTCTCACCCTTCTAG
- a CDS encoding carboxymuconolactone decarboxylase family protein, with protein sequence MKTGADRFLEELPAVADAFKNFREAVRSEGKLTEREKLLISVACSVAVRCDACTRRHAEEALEAGITEGELAEAAAVAALIRAGSAMNTASAIFRD encoded by the coding sequence ATGAAGACAGGAGCAGACAGATTTCTCGAGGAACTACCTGCAGTTGCAGATGCATTCAAAAACTTCAGGGAAGCAGTTAGATCTGAGGGTAAACTCACAGAGAGGGAGAAACTTCTCATATCAGTGGCCTGTTCGGTTGCAGTCAGGTGTGATGCGTGCACAAGGAGACACGCAGAAGAGGCCCTTGAGGCAGGTATAACAGAGGGGGAACTTGCAGAGGCCGCTGCAGTGGCTGCACTGATAAGGGCGGGTTCTGCGATGAACACGGCATCAGCCATATTCAGGGACTGA
- a CDS encoding M48 family metallopeptidase has protein sequence MDSLIVGDLEVRCEVLYRRVKNPRIELRFDSLRLILPADFRGDPMDVLSSRGDWIQRKIHEFHEMLERASDLELEYRRDGELRTLVRGFLDHYSDVLGVDYGRVRFRRMKSRWGSCSSRGNLSFNTLLSHLPEGMVEYVVLHEMAHLLEMNHSPRFWAILESEMPDFAERRRMLGYYWTRLRMEGLVD, from the coding sequence ATGGACAGTTTAATTGTGGGAGACCTGGAGGTCAGATGTGAGGTCCTATACAGGAGGGTTAAGAACCCGAGGATTGAGCTTAGATTCGACAGCCTCCGCCTGATACTCCCCGCAGATTTCAGGGGGGACCCCATGGATGTTCTATCATCAAGGGGTGACTGGATCCAGAGGAAGATCCATGAGTTCCATGAGATGCTTGAGAGGGCATCTGACCTCGAACTGGAGTACCGGCGGGATGGTGAGCTGAGGACCCTTGTCAGGGGCTTCCTGGACCATTACTCGGATGTCCTGGGTGTAGATTATGGGAGGGTCCGCTTCAGGAGGATGAAGTCCCGCTGGGGTAGCTGCAGCTCCAGGGGCAACCTCAGCTTCAACACGCTCCTCTCCCACCTCCCGGAGGGGATGGTGGAGTACGTTGTGCTCCATGAAATGGCCCACCTCCTGGAGATGAATCACAGCCCGAGGTTCTGGGCCATCCTTGAATCGGAGATGCCGGACTTCGCTGAAAGGAGGAGGATGCTTGGGTACTACTGGACCCGGCTGCGCATGGAGGGCCTGGTGGATTAG
- a CDS encoding DUF22 domain-containing protein produces the protein MVRILTRLGQVREAEEKYRRELADFKMGEVYGNLRAIIADEDVEVRAGEVKPVKIKEVSIPANHIVFMCAYATNPLGHPIAAGEETPLPISMDRKADHATFVAAADGKISRNDLLGVLIILPVELTH, from the coding sequence ATGGTTAGGATACTCACAAGGCTCGGCCAGGTCCGTGAGGCCGAGGAGAAATACAGGAGGGAACTCGCGGACTTCAAGATGGGTGAGGTCTACGGGAATCTCAGGGCCATCATTGCAGATGAGGACGTTGAGGTGAGGGCCGGCGAGGTGAAGCCGGTTAAGATCAAGGAGGTCAGTATACCTGCGAACCACATAGTATTCATGTGCGCCTACGCCACGAACCCCCTGGGTCACCCGATAGCTGCAGGTGAGGAGACACCCCTGCCCATAAGCATGGACCGCAAGGCAGACCATGCAACCTTCGTAGCTGCTGCAGATGGGAAAATCAGCAGGAACGACCTTCTGGGTGTCCTCATAATCCTACCAGTTGAATTAACCCACTAA